Proteins from a genomic interval of Zingiber officinale cultivar Zhangliang chromosome 1B, Zo_v1.1, whole genome shotgun sequence:
- the LOC122051692 gene encoding protein MAK16 homolog isoform X2, whose translation MTQCRIRMRKLELKVREKIMTVPRKEKREARREEKVEKAAVLDKSIETELLERLKKGVYGDIYNYPVEAYNNILEMEGLQPSATEEEEEAEIEYVEGYDGLEEEEDMEDFDGLMNDESFLGNDEDGMQEDNEEMDRLEQHIPKKLRALLESKSQKTDGDYAAKKPNKKGRVIIEVEEEGDPKQKALLLD comes from the exons ATGACTCAATGTCGAATCCGCATGAGAAAGCTTGAATTAAAAGTGAG GGAAAAGATAATGACAGTGCCcagaaaggaaaagagagaagccAGGAGGGAGGAAAAAGTTGAAAAGGCTGCAGTTTTGGATAAG AGCATCGAGACTGAACTTCTAGAGCGCCTGAAGAAAGGTGTTTATGGTGACATATACAACTACCCTGTCGAGGCATATAATAATATCTTGGAAATGGAAGGTCTCCAACCAAGTGcaactgaagaagaagaa GAGGCAGAAATAGAGTATGTTGAAGGCTATGATGGACTTGAAGAGGAAGAGGACATGGAAGATTTTGATGGTCTCATGAATGATGAATCCTTTTTGGGCAATGATGAAG ATGGAATGCAAGAAGATAATGAAGAAATGGATCGTTTAGAACAACACATTCCCAAGAAACTACGAGCACTGTTGGAATCTAAATCACAAAAGACAGATGGTGACTATGCTGCCAAAAAGCCAAATAAAAAGGGTCGTGTAATAATTGAG GTTGAGGAGGAAGGAGATCCAAAACAGAAGGCACTTTTGTTAGATTGA
- the LOC122051692 gene encoding protein MAK16 homolog A-like isoform X1, which yields MTQCRIRMRKLELKVREKIMTVPRKEKREARREEKVEKAAVLDKSIETELLERLKKGVYGDIYNYPVEAYNNILEMEGLQPSATEEEEQEAEIEYVEGYDGLEEEEDMEDFDGLMNDESFLGNDEDGMQEDNEEMDRLEQHIPKKLRALLESKSQKTDGDYAAKKPNKKGRVIIEVEEEGDPKQKALLLD from the exons ATGACTCAATGTCGAATCCGCATGAGAAAGCTTGAATTAAAAGTGAG GGAAAAGATAATGACAGTGCCcagaaaggaaaagagagaagccAGGAGGGAGGAAAAAGTTGAAAAGGCTGCAGTTTTGGATAAG AGCATCGAGACTGAACTTCTAGAGCGCCTGAAGAAAGGTGTTTATGGTGACATATACAACTACCCTGTCGAGGCATATAATAATATCTTGGAAATGGAAGGTCTCCAACCAAGTGcaactgaagaagaagaa CAGGAGGCAGAAATAGAGTATGTTGAAGGCTATGATGGACTTGAAGAGGAAGAGGACATGGAAGATTTTGATGGTCTCATGAATGATGAATCCTTTTTGGGCAATGATGAAG ATGGAATGCAAGAAGATAATGAAGAAATGGATCGTTTAGAACAACACATTCCCAAGAAACTACGAGCACTGTTGGAATCTAAATCACAAAAGACAGATGGTGACTATGCTGCCAAAAAGCCAAATAAAAAGGGTCGTGTAATAATTGAG GTTGAGGAGGAAGGAGATCCAAAACAGAAGGCACTTTTGTTAGATTGA
- the LOC122051692 gene encoding protein MAK16 homolog A-like isoform X3 — MRRLLKLLISIWEKIMTVPRKEKREARREEKVEKAAVLDKSIETELLERLKKGVYGDIYNYPVEAYNNILEMEGLQPSATEEEEQEAEIEYVEGYDGLEEEEDMEDFDGLMNDESFLGNDEDGMQEDNEEMDRLEQHIPKKLRALLESKSQKTDGDYAAKKPNKKGRVIIEVEEEGDPKQKALLLD; from the exons ATGAGAAGGCTATTGAAATTATTGATAAGCATATG GGAAAAGATAATGACAGTGCCcagaaaggaaaagagagaagccAGGAGGGAGGAAAAAGTTGAAAAGGCTGCAGTTTTGGATAAG AGCATCGAGACTGAACTTCTAGAGCGCCTGAAGAAAGGTGTTTATGGTGACATATACAACTACCCTGTCGAGGCATATAATAATATCTTGGAAATGGAAGGTCTCCAACCAAGTGcaactgaagaagaagaa CAGGAGGCAGAAATAGAGTATGTTGAAGGCTATGATGGACTTGAAGAGGAAGAGGACATGGAAGATTTTGATGGTCTCATGAATGATGAATCCTTTTTGGGCAATGATGAAG ATGGAATGCAAGAAGATAATGAAGAAATGGATCGTTTAGAACAACACATTCCCAAGAAACTACGAGCACTGTTGGAATCTAAATCACAAAAGACAGATGGTGACTATGCTGCCAAAAAGCCAAATAAAAAGGGTCGTGTAATAATTGAG GTTGAGGAGGAAGGAGATCCAAAACAGAAGGCACTTTTGTTAGATTGA